Part of the Spirochaeta isovalerica genome, GATGATGAAAAGGCAATATATAATAGCCTACTACCTTATTTTGCCTCTCACACAGAAAAGCTTTTTATTTTAATAACACCTCCTGGAGAGACAGATGTTACAAGTTATATCCTTACGAAAGAACTAAATCAATGGCTTGTTAATATGGATACAGGTTGGCTCTCATCCTACTCAGAGAAAAATGTAGCTGTTTTTGATTTCTACTGCGTCCTTTCTGAAAACGATTCTCATCATACAGTCGAAAATGATGAAATTGTTTATATTTATTCTGATGATTATGATGGAAAATCACCATATCACAATAATTATGATGATCACCCTAATAATATTGGAAATCAAAAATCTTCAGCTGAGCTACTACCTCTATTGAATTATTTCTATAACAGATGGAAAAATAATTAAAAAAGCATTCTATAAATTCACTTAGAATTCCTATCTGAACCTCCTTATTGATTGGGCGTTGACTAATAAGAGACATTTCTACATCCGCCAGAAGCATCAATTATATCTTCATTAAGTTATTTAGCATAGAATATGCAGAAAAGGATCTTCATGGAGGTCAATCATTAGGAGAAGTCTCGAGAGAGATCATTTAACAAGCAGATCTTATAAATTATTTGCCAGGTGCGATCAAAGCCCAGTAATCACTTCCTGTCAATGACAATCACATCATCAAGATAAATGACAATACCCAATCTTCCACTATTACCGATTCCAGTTTGGATATCCCAATTCCAGCTGGAGACTTCTTCAATAACTCCATACGTACTAAGTGAGTTTTTTACGTAACTTATACCTGCAGAAACTTCATATTCGGCAAAAAAAGAAATAAACTCTAAAAGAAATACTTCTACCCCGAGAAAAGCATTAGCTTCCAGAGGAACAGTAAGTAATTTCTCCCAATTATCCTCATTTGTTTCTGCTTTTTCATGTATTATTCCTGCCTGAAGCCCTCCACCCCAATAAGGTGTAATTCGGCCATTTCTCACTTTTTTTTCAATGGCAATCCCTAAATCACCGGATATTACTTCACTACTTTTTGAATAGCCAAAATCTCCCATGATTCTAAAATTTATAGAAGGAAGAACTAATTTAATGCCAATTCCTCCATTATAGTCATCAAGATCAATTAATAATGTCTCTGTAGAAAAAATAAATCCAATATGATTTATTTTTTTTTCTTCATTTTTCTGAGTATCCTGACCGATCAGGTAATGAGTAAAAACAACAATAAATAGAACAAAAACAACTTTTTTCATAAATCATGCCTCACTAATTATGGAGTCCAATTAACATACCAGCCTACGGCAGGTTTAGCAGTTGAATCAAGAGAACTGTGCATTTCTGTTTCAAACCCCTTTTCATCTACATAACTAACAGCGAAATCATAAATACCAAAATCTAAAATACTATTTGAAATCAATAATTGCGGAGTATCAGAGATCGAACTCTCAGACAAGAATGTCCATGTTAACCTACCATGTTCCCGATAATAAACTCTGTAATAATCTGACAATCCATCATTTATAAGTTTATTATAGTTATGATCCCAGGATAGTAAAAAAGATTCATCATAAACTGAAATTTCAAATGGACCAGTGTTATTTCCAAATAATACATTACATGATGAAAACAATATGATAGAGAATATTACTAAAATAAATACATAAAATAAAATCTTCCTGGAAAACATATCGATCACCATATTAATATGACACATTATCAATCACATTTGTAGTATCAGATCATATCTTTTCAAATTATTTTATTCTTGACCTGACGACACAAACAAAATACTCTTTTAGTAACTTACTTTTCCAGGATATTTTATGTTGAAAAAACTATTTTCTGTCACGGTTCTAATATCAGCGTTCCTCCTGCCTGCAGCAGCCCAGAGCCTTTATCTCGAAGACGGTATAGGTGGTTCAGCATTCGGTTTATCGACAACAATCAACGGAGATGGATTTAAGTCCGCTGAAGTTTCAGCAGCCTACTCTATCGGTGGTATGATGGACATAGGATTTCAACTGAACAGGATATCAGGGGAAATTCTCACCTACGAAAGTACAGACTGGAATTTTGAGTTTCTCTACAATCTCATTGTCCTGAAGCAGGGTGACTACAACCCTGTAAATCTCCAGCTTGAAGGCTTGTTCGGCTATTCTAATATTACATCAGTCGTTTATGACAATAATTCCATTACCGAAGAAGGAATGGGGTTTCAGATCGGAACTACCATATCTCATGAGTTTTTCAAAGAACGACTTTTCAGTTTTCTTATCGGGGGAAAAGCCCATTACAAAAATTATCTCTATACTAAGACAGATCCTAACGAAGTTCCTACTGTATCAACAGAAAGATATGAAAGTCTGGCAGCCGGCGGTTTGGTCGCCATTTCACTGCGTCCTGAAAACTTTCCTATTGTTACTGTCGAAACATCAATAATTTATGATATAACAAATGATAAACTGAATGTAACACCGACTCTATACCTTATATCACCGCGGTACTAAATGAAGGTTAAACCCGGATCTGATGATAAAAGACTAATCTATAAAATTCTAAACGGAGTTTACATTACTTTCGGACTTATTCCTGTATTTCTGATTATAGCGCTGACAGCTTTCCTGGCATTTTATATAATAAAAACATGGCTGGGAATTGATCTCTTCTCAGAGATACATCTTCTGGATTTTTTCGAATAAAAACAATCCCGCCTCGCGGCGGGACCATTGATAAAAAAGTAGCTGAGTTACCGGATCCCGTAATTCTCCACAACAAAATCGATATCCTTATCCCCTCTTCCGCTGAGGTTCACCAGGATCGACTGTCTCGGCTTTTCTTTCGCCAGTTTCATGGCGAATGCCACGGCATGGGCGCTTTCCAGGGCGGGAATAATCCCCTCTTTTTTACTCAGCTGGAAGAAAGCATCGAGACACTCTTCATCATCTGCTGTCACGTAATTCACTCTACCCAGATCCTTAAGCATGGAATGCTCCGGACCGACTCCCGGGTAATCGAGGCCGCTGGCAATGGAATAAACCGGCGCCGGTTCGCCTTTTTCGTCCTGAAGAGTGTAGCACTTGAATCCGTGGATCATTCCCGGAGTGCCGTAAGTCATGGTTGCGGCATGCTCTCCCGGTTTGAATGATTTTCCGAGCGGTTCCACACCGTAAATGTTCACATCCTTATCATCGATAAATCCGGAAAAGAGCCCCATGGCATTACTGCCGCCGCCGACGCAGGCGACCAGGTTGTCGGGTAGCTCTCCGGTCATTTCATAAAACTGCTCTCTCGCTTCAATCCCCACGACTCTCTGGAAATCCCGAACCATCATGGGAAAGGGATGGGGTCCTACAACCGATCCGATACAGTAAATCGAAGTGATAGGGTCTTTCAGGTAAGCTTCAAAGGCCGAATCAACCGCTTCCTTCAGAGTTTTCAGTCCGTGGCTTACGGGAACGACTTTCGCCCCGAGTATTTCCATTCTCACGACATTGGGATGCTCCTTGGCAATATCCACTTCGCCCATATGAATTTCACATTCCAGACCGAAGTAAGCCGCAGCTGTCGCCAGAGCGACTCCATGCTGTCCTGCACCTGTTTCGGCGATAAGTTTCTTCTTTCCCATATATTTTGCCAGGAGCGCTTCACCCATACAATGATTCAGTTTATGAGCTCCTGTGTGATTCAGGTCTTCCCTTTTCAGATAGATGCGGCCTCCGCACTCATCGGAGAGTGTTTTGGCAAAGTAAACAGGAGTCGGTCGTCCCTGAAAATGCTTTCGTATGCTTCTCAATTCAGAGATAAACTGATGGGATTTGCTGATGGAATAATAGGCATCGGTTATTCGATTCATCTCCTCCTGAAGATCGGGGGGAATGAAGCTCCCGCCGTACTCACCGAACATCCCCTGTGTATCGGGATTGCTTTTAAAATAATCACCCATAAAGCGTTTCTCCTTGTAGTAACATTGACTTATAGCGATTCTAATATGTGTTTTTGTTTCTGTCTATAGAAATATTGGAAATTGTTGACATTTTTAAAGGCTCAAAGGAAAATAGATCCCATTAAATTATGTTAAAAAAAATTGCCGTTCTGTCTTCTATCATCCTTTCAGCCATTGGCGTTTATCTCCTGTCCGGTCTTATAGACACTGAAGTTCTTTCCCGCGGAGAGTTTACTTTCCAGCTTCCCCTGCCGGAAGAGATTGCCCGCCAGTACG contains:
- the trpB gene encoding tryptophan synthase subunit beta, yielding MGDYFKSNPDTQGMFGEYGGSFIPPDLQEEMNRITDAYYSISKSHQFISELRSIRKHFQGRPTPVYFAKTLSDECGGRIYLKREDLNHTGAHKLNHCMGEALLAKYMGKKKLIAETGAGQHGVALATAAAYFGLECEIHMGEVDIAKEHPNVVRMEILGAKVVPVSHGLKTLKEAVDSAFEAYLKDPITSIYCIGSVVGPHPFPMMVRDFQRVVGIEAREQFYEMTGELPDNLVACVGGGSNAMGLFSGFIDDKDVNIYGVEPLGKSFKPGEHAATMTYGTPGMIHGFKCYTLQDEKGEPAPVYSIASGLDYPGVGPEHSMLKDLGRVNYVTADDEECLDAFFQLSKKEGIIPALESAHAVAFAMKLAKEKPRQSILVNLSGRGDKDIDFVVENYGIR